The DNA sequence TGAGACGGTCGATGGGATCGTGGTGAGTTTCCACTTCTTCTATCGTAGCCATAGTCGTCGTTTCTCCTTGATTAAAGTCAGGTTTAGTTTCTGCGGGGATCACGGGAGAGTTTGCGCTGCGTTCGGCTTTCCGACCGCTCTCCATGAACAAAGACGCCTGGCTGCTCTGCAGACAGGCAACGGTTGCTGGCCCAACGTCTGAGTCGAGCAACTGATTCTGCGGCTGTGACGGCCACAGGGACCACGTTTTCCGCGGCCTGGGTTAACGGGACATCCAGCAGGGCCGCCAGACGGCAGCAGGCCCGGATTTCCGAACCGGTCCAGTGCCGGTCTTCAGGAAGCTGCTGGTCTTCCGTAAGCCCATACTGTTCGCGGTAGATGTTCCAGATCACCTGCTTCTGTGAATCTCCGGGCAGATCCAGAAAGAAGAGACCGTCAAAGCGTTCGGCACGGATCAGCTCGGGAGGAAGTTTTGAAATGTCGTTGGCAGTACAGACCACGAACACGTCTGAAGTATGGTCGTTCAGCCAGCTTAAAAGTGTCCCCAGCATGCGTGTGGAAACACCACTGTCAGACTGTCCGGATGAGGCCGCTCCGCTCAGACCCTTTTCGATTTCATCGATAAACAGGACGGCTGGCTGCATCGCATCAACGATCCGGAGCGCCCGTCTTGTTCGCTCCTCGGTCTGGCCGACTAGAGAACCCATCAGGGCTCCCACGTCGAGTGTCAGTGTGGCCCGTCCGGTCTCCCTGCCCAGAGCTTTGGCGAAGGCACTTTTGCCGGTCCCGGGAACTCCCAACAGTAGCACGCCCCGTGGACGCACATGGGTTGATTCCTGTGATCTGGGACGCAGCGCACGCCGGCAAAAGGCCTTGAGTGATTTCAGGCCGCCCAGGTCATCAAATGACTCTGAGCCGCTGTGGAGCGTTAGCAGACCGCTTTTTAGCAGCGTCTGAGCCTTCAGCTCCAGCACGACGGAGACGTCGATGCGTCCGTGTCGTACCAGGGAGAGGCTGAAAGCACCCTCTGCCTCGTAGCGGGTCAGGCCGCAGGCAGCGTCCAGAACACGCTCCAGTTCCGTTCCTTCCGGTAGTTCGCCGGGTTCCGTGGCAATGCTGCGAGCGATCTCCTCCAGCTGGCTCCGGTCGGGGAGATCGTGTTCCAGACAGACGAACAGCTTTTCCAGTTCCGGGGGAATCTGGATCAGACTGGATAGAATGATCACAAAGGTTCGGGTTTGCTTTCCCAGACCGATCTGTTGCGTCAGTGCCTGGATGATTTCGGGAGAGTTAATAAAGCGGTGGAAATTCTTGAGGACGAGCAGCGTGGGCCGATCTGAATCGGCCTGGCTGTTGAGGCTGTGTATGGCTGCCAGGGGATCAGGGTACGACGCATCACTCTCTTCAATGGCTTGCGTTCCCTGTAGCCCCCGGTCAATATCCCAAGAGAGCAAGCCCCAGTCTTCACTGTGGCAGAGCCGGGTAATTTCCAACAACGCCTCGTCATGTTCGTGGCTCTGAATCCAGATCCCGGTAAAGCAGGCGCGTACGTTCTCCGCCAGTCGTTCGGTTAGTAACATAAGTGTTCCTCTTAGGTTGAAAGAAATAGGTGTGTGAAGTGTGCTTAAGCGGTCTCAGCCAGTTGACGGATCGTCTCCAGCCAGGAGATGATTTCTCCGTCCGGATCACGTTCC is a window from the Gimesia benthica genome containing:
- a CDS encoding AAA family ATPase, encoding MLLTERLAENVRACFTGIWIQSHEHDEALLEITRLCHSEDWGLLSWDIDRGLQGTQAIEESDASYPDPLAAIHSLNSQADSDRPTLLVLKNFHRFINSPEIIQALTQQIGLGKQTRTFVIILSSLIQIPPELEKLFVCLEHDLPDRSQLEEIARSIATEPGELPEGTELERVLDAACGLTRYEAEGAFSLSLVRHGRIDVSVVLELKAQTLLKSGLLTLHSGSESFDDLGGLKSLKAFCRRALRPRSQESTHVRPRGVLLLGVPGTGKSAFAKALGRETGRATLTLDVGALMGSLVGQTEERTRRALRIVDAMQPAVLFIDEIEKGLSGAASSGQSDSGVSTRMLGTLLSWLNDHTSDVFVVCTANDISKLPPELIRAERFDGLFFLDLPGDSQKQVIWNIYREQYGLTEDQQLPEDRHWTGSEIRACCRLAALLDVPLTQAAENVVPVAVTAAESVARLRRWASNRCLSAEQPGVFVHGERSESRTQRKLSRDPRRN